A stretch of Blattabacterium cuenoti DNA encodes these proteins:
- a CDS encoding DNA polymerase III subunit beta has translation MYFFVFSYSLLQKLHSLYEIIRYSKLDILTLEIINNNQLKITGSYDSYNNIIKTYVKIHVKKNTQKKIVISIKFMMDILSTFPNEMLSIEKKNNVLNIYSKQGIYSIPILIQKNLLSKNRFMYGNNNTSSFIRITLFSNILSKILNKTLFSVEDGYDYDNNIINGVYFKFLPNRAYFVATDNFRLVKYTIKHILKLDKNIEFIIPKKSLEIVKRILIIEKKCNVIIEYHKVNIIFRFEHHTFSCKLIREQYPDYNSFIPNYNGDIAFVINRLLLLNTIKRILLFSNKKNFFIHFQWNHNKLKIYEQNSINNHYFDSKIQCNPIFYDGKKIENIQMDFHSQFLIETLLSINEKFILFELYYSNKIGILKPFYKKKKEESIFILIMSTIIIC, from the coding sequence ATGTATTTTTTTGTTTTTAGTTATTCTCTATTACAAAAATTACATTCATTATATGAAATCATAAGATACTCAAAATTGGATATTCTTACATTAGAAATTATAAATAATAATCAATTAAAAATTACGGGATCATATGATTCATATAATAATATAATAAAGACATATGTAAAAATACATGTAAAAAAAAATACCCAAAAAAAAATAGTTATTTCTATTAAATTTATGATGGATATTCTAAGTACATTTCCAAATGAAATGCTTTCTATAGAGAAAAAAAATAATGTACTTAATATTTATTCAAAACAAGGAATTTATTCAATTCCTATTTTGATTCAAAAAAATCTATTATCGAAAAATAGATTTATGTATGGTAATAATAATACTTCTTCTTTTATAAGAATTACTTTATTTTCAAATATACTTTCAAAAATATTAAATAAAACCTTATTTTCGGTTGAAGATGGATATGATTATGATAACAATATTATAAATGGAGTGTATTTTAAATTTTTACCTAATAGAGCATATTTTGTTGCTACAGATAATTTTCGTTTGGTAAAATATACCATCAAACACATTCTTAAATTAGATAAAAATATAGAGTTTATTATCCCAAAAAAATCTCTTGAAATAGTTAAAAGAATTTTGATCATCGAAAAGAAATGCAATGTGATTATTGAATATCATAAAGTAAATATCATTTTTCGATTTGAACATCATACTTTTTCATGTAAATTAATCCGTGAACAATATCCAGATTATAATTCTTTTATTCCCAATTATAATGGAGATATAGCTTTTGTAATTAATAGACTTTTATTATTAAATACTATTAAAAGAATTTTACTTTTTTCTAATAAAAAAAATTTTTTTATTCATTTTCAATGGAATCATAATAAATTAAAAATTTATGAACAAAATTCGATTAATAATCATTATTTTGATTCAAAAATTCAATGTAATCCTATTTTTTATGATGGAAAAAAAATAGAAAATATTCAAATGGATTTTCATTCTCAATTCTTAATTGAAACTTTATTATCTATAAACGAAAAATTTATTCTTTTTGAACTATATTATTCAAATAAAATAGGTATTTTAAAACCTTTTTATAAAAAAAAAAAAGAAGAATCAATTTTTATATTAATTATGTCTACAATCATAATATGTTAA
- a CDS encoding HU family DNA-binding protein — translation MNKTELVNSIAEKTGITKIKAKNVTDAFIETVIESLKKGDKVTLVGFGTFSVVERNPRNGVNPRTGKKIYIPGKKVAKFKIGAELTKL, via the coding sequence ATGAATAAAACAGAATTGGTTAATTCAATAGCTGAAAAAACTGGAATAACAAAAATAAAAGCTAAAAATGTTACAGATGCATTTATTGAAACAGTAATTGAATCTTTAAAAAAAGGAGATAAGGTAACTTTAGTAGGGTTCGGAACCTTTTCTGTTGTAGAAAGAAATCCTAGAAATGGAGTAAATCCTAGAACTGGAAAAAAAATATATATTCCAGGAAAGAAAGTTGCTAAATTCAAAATAGGAGCAGAATTAACAAAGTTGTAA
- the pdxH gene encoding pyridoxamine 5'-phosphate oxidase — MIFDLTNYRKNYHSNSLLESKVPKEPFQLFHEWFEQEKFLSKKNNEEINAMSISTIGKDGCPETRVVLLKEYSKEGFIFYTNYYSFKGRSIQYMPKVCISFYWKNTERQIIIKGITYKTKKEKSDKYFHKRPKENQIGCWASKQSSKISSKEYLLEQYKKWNNFFYDQTIKRPFYWGGYIIKPYKMEFWQGQNKRLHDRLVYSLDKETKWSLYRLSP; from the coding sequence ATGATTTTTGATTTAACTAATTATAGAAAAAACTATCATAGTAATTCTTTATTAGAATCTAAAGTTCCAAAAGAACCTTTTCAATTATTTCATGAATGGTTTGAACAAGAAAAATTTTTGTCAAAAAAAAACAATGAAGAAATTAACGCTATGTCTATTTCCACTATAGGAAAAGATGGATGTCCAGAAACTAGAGTAGTTTTATTAAAAGAGTATTCTAAAGAAGGGTTTATTTTTTATACAAACTATTATAGTTTTAAAGGAAGGTCTATTCAATATATGCCAAAAGTATGTATTTCTTTTTATTGGAAAAATACAGAAAGACAAATTATTATTAAGGGAATAACATATAAAACGAAAAAAGAAAAATCAGATAAATATTTTCATAAAAGACCTAAAGAAAATCAAATAGGGTGTTGGGCTTCGAAACAAAGTTCAAAAATTTCGTCAAAAGAATATTTACTAGAACAATATAAAAAATGGAATAATTTTTTTTATGATCAAACGATTAAACGACCTTTTTATTGGGGAGGATATATTATTAAACCATATAAAATGGAGTTTTGGCAAGGACAAAACAAAAGACTTCATGATCGACTTGTTTATAGTTTAGATAAAGAAACCAAATGGTCTTTATATAGATTATCTCCATGA
- the fmt gene encoding methionyl-tRNA formyltransferase, with protein MKKFPKIVFIGSSLFSLSSLKELHIQQYNIVGIVTNPDNPKGKNFSPVKRYALEQNIPFLQPKNLLDHSFFKNLKIWNPDIQIVVSFRILPKKIWSYPKMGSFNLHPSILPQYRGAAPINWVIINGENKTGLTTFFIEEEIDEGKILLQKQITIGKEETAGELENKLKKISGSIVIKTLEKILNHKIKPVIQKNIHSLKYAPKISTRDCRIQWEDPSIESIYNKIRGLIPYPSAWTLLFFNKKKFVRFKIFMIKKTCEIHYLPVGTILILSNEMKISVKGGFISILEGQIEGKKKMNIKNLINGLKIRKNLFVR; from the coding sequence ATGAAAAAGTTTCCAAAAATTGTATTCATAGGTTCTTCTCTTTTTTCACTTTCTTCTTTAAAAGAACTGCATATTCAACAGTATAACATAGTAGGAATCGTGACAAACCCCGACAATCCCAAAGGAAAAAATTTTTCTCCTGTAAAGAGATATGCTTTAGAACAGAATATTCCTTTTTTACAACCCAAAAATCTTCTTGATCATTCCTTTTTCAAAAATTTAAAAATATGGAATCCTGATATACAAATTGTCGTTTCCTTTAGGATTTTACCTAAAAAAATATGGAGTTATCCAAAAATGGGATCTTTTAATTTACATCCATCTATTCTTCCACAATATCGAGGAGCAGCTCCTATTAATTGGGTAATTATAAACGGAGAAAATAAAACTGGATTGACTACTTTTTTTATAGAAGAAGAAATAGATGAAGGAAAAATTCTTTTACAAAAACAAATAACAATAGGAAAAGAAGAAACTGCAGGAGAATTAGAGAATAAACTAAAGAAAATTAGTGGATCCATAGTGATAAAAACTCTTGAAAAGATTTTAAATCATAAAATAAAACCTGTAATACAAAAAAACATTCATTCTTTAAAATATGCTCCAAAAATATCTACTAGAGATTGTAGAATACAATGGGAAGATCCTTCTATTGAATCTATTTATAATAAAATAAGAGGGTTAATTCCTTATCCTTCTGCATGGACATTATTATTTTTTAACAAAAAAAAATTTGTTAGATTTAAAATTTTTATGATCAAAAAAACATGTGAAATTCATTATCTACCAGTTGGTACTATATTGATTTTATCAAATGAAATGAAAATTTCCGTTAAGGGTGGTTTTATATCTATTCTTGAAGGACAAATAGAAGGAAAGAAAAAAATGAATATTAAAAACTTAATTAATGGTTTAAAAATTAGAAAAAATCTTTTTGTACGATAG
- a CDS encoding DUF2795 domain-containing protein, with the protein MYWTLELASHLEDAPWPATKEELIDFAIRTGAPLEVVENLQQLENGEGEVFESIEDIWADYPRDDEDFYWNRDEYEL; encoded by the coding sequence ATGTATTGGACTTTAGAATTAGCTTCTCATTTAGAAGATGCCCCTTGGCCAGCAACAAAAGAGGAATTGATTGATTTCGCTATTCGTACCGGAGCTCCTTTAGAGGTTGTTGAAAATCTTCAACAATTAGAAAATGGAGAAGGAGAGGTTTTTGAATCTATAGAAGATATATGGGCTGATTATCCACGTGATGATGAGGATTTTTATTGGAATAGAGATGAATATGAACTTTAA